From Acanthopagrus latus isolate v.2019 chromosome 22, fAcaLat1.1, whole genome shotgun sequence, the proteins below share one genomic window:
- the pum2 gene encoding pumilio homolog 2 isoform X6 translates to MLMQATLSRGMSVPCSILGMNDVAWQETRGGMLHANGAPETGGVRVHGGGPLATVGGGGQAPGVPHLQGMDRVVNPTPGTPQPPLSGRSQDDATVGYFFQRQPGEQLGGCTPSKHRWPTGDANHVDQVRAVDEMNYDFQALALESRGMGELLPAKKLWDSDELAKDGRKGMLLGEEWRDNAWGSSHHSVSQPIMVQRRPGQSFHGNGDANSVLSPRSEGGGLGVSMVEYVLSSSPGDKMDGRYRNGGYGGGDVDQDGREKSDAQEKVSPFEEDKSPEMKVGEESDPTKANGRGLLNGMDRDCKDFNPTPGSRQASPTEAIERMGPSQTGLEMMGQHHPHLQQHNPAQNKAPAEDFQNQEAQNMGGMEQQGGVESLQFDYAGNQIQVDSSGTPVGLFDYSSQQQLFQRSNPLTVQQLTAAQQQQYALAAAQQQHLAGLAPAFVPNPYIINAGPPGTDPYTAAGLAAAATLAGPTVVPPQYYGVPWGVYPANLFQQQAASTANHSANQQASNQGPGPGQPQVMRTGNNQRPLTPGQGQQSQQESLAAAAAANPALAYAGMPGYQVLAPAAYYDQTGALVMGPGARTSLGGPVRLVQTPLLINPAAAQAAAVSASGSGNNMSGPPANGLYRSMPQPQPQPQQQQAPPPSSGLPSSSFYGSGSVPNTSQSSSLFSHTSAAPPSSSLGFSSTGGSLGVGLGSALGGFGSSVSSSTSSSVSRRDSLLASSDLYKRGGSSLTPIGQPFYNSLGYSSSPSPIGLTPGHSPLTPPPSLPSSHGSSSSLHLGGLTNGSGRYISAAPGAEAKYRSAGGTSSLFNSSSQLFPPSRPRYSRSDVMPSGRSRLLEDFRNNRFPNLQLRDLPGHMVEFSQDQHGSRFIQQKLERATPAERQMVFGEILQAAYQLMTDVFGNYVIQKFFEFGSADQKLALATRIRGHVLPLALQMYGCRVIQKALESISSDQQVISDIVRELDGHVLKCVKDQNGNHVVQKCIECVQPQALQFIIDAFQGQVFVLSTHPYGCRVIQRILEHCTQEQTLPILEELHQHSEQLGQDQYGNYVIQHVLEHGRPEDKSKIVAEVRGKVLVLSQHKFASNVVEKCVIHSSRAERALLIDEVCCQKDGPHSALYTMMKDQYANYVVQRMIDMAEPAQRKIIMHKIRPHIATLRKYTYGKHILAKLEKYYMKSGSELGPIGGPTNGLM, encoded by the exons ATGTTAATGCAAGCCAC GCTTTCCCGTGGAATGAGCGTTCCATGCAGCATCCTAGGTATGAATGACGTGGCCTGGCAGGAGACAAGAGGTGGGATGCTGCATGCAAATGGTGCTCCTGAGACCGGAGGTGTCAGAGTTCATGGTGGGGGGCCCTTAGCCACAGTTGGAGGAGGTGGACAGGCTCCTGGAGTTCCACATTTACAGGGCATGGACAGGGTTGTCAACCCTACCCCAGGTACCCCGCAGCCTCCACTGAGTGGACGATCTCAGGATGATGCCACAGTTGGATACTTCTTCCAGAGGCAGCCTGGAGAGCAACTCGGAGGTTGCACGCCCAGCAAGCACCGTTGGCCGACTGGAGACGCCAATCATGTTGATCAG GTCCGTGCTGTGGATGAAATGAACTATGACTTCCAGGCTCTTGCTTTGGAGTCAAGGGGAATGGGAGAG CTTCTGCCAGCAAAAAAGCTGTGGGATTCTGATGAGTTGGCCAAGGATGGAAGGAAAGGGATGCTTCTTGGCGAGGAATGGAGGGACAATGCATGGGGATCATCTC ATCATTCAGTGTCTCAGCCAATCATGGTGCAGCGGCGACCAGGCCAGAGTTTCCATGGGAATGGTGATGCCAATTCTGTGCTTTCACCTCGCTCAGAAGGTGGAGGCCTTGGGGTGAGCATGGTGGAGTATGTCCTGAGCTCCTCCCCTGGTGACAAAATGGATGGTCGCTACAGGAATGGTGGATAT GGTGGTGGAGATGTTGACCAAGATGGGAGAGAGAAGAGTGATGCCCAAGAGAAAGTGTCCCCCTTTGAAGAGGACAAGAGCCCAGAGATGAAggtgggagaggagagtgaTCCCACTAAAGCCAACGGAAGAGGCCTACTAAATGGCATGGACAGAGACTGCAAAGATTTTAA TCCAACCCCTGGAAGCCGTCAAGCCTCCCCCACTGAGGCCATCGAGCGGATGGGTCCTAGTCAGACAGGTTTGGAGATGATGGGACAGCACCACCCACACCTCCAACAGCACAACCCCGCTCAAAACAAGGCCCCAGCTGAGGACTTCCAGAACCAGGAGGCCCAGAACATGGGAGGAATGGAGCAGCAAGGTGGTGTGGAGTCCCTCCAGTTCGACTATGCGGGAAATCAGATTCAGGTGGACTCATCGGGGACTCCAGTCGGATTATTTGATTACAGCTCCCAGCAGCAG ttgttccaGAGATCTAATCCCCTGACCGTTCAACAgctcactgcagctcagcaacAACAGTACGCCCTTGctgcagcccagcagcagcatcttg CTGGCCTTGCTCCTGCATTTGTGCCAAACCCTTACATCATCAATGCTGGCCCCCCTGGAACTGATCCCTACACTGCTGCCgggctggcagcagcagccacgCTTGCAG GTCCCACAGTGGTTCCACCACAGTACTATGGTGTTCCTTGGGGTGTGTACCCGGCCAATCTTTTCCAGCAACAGGCTGCATCAACTGCCAATCACTCAGCTAATCAGCAAGCATCCAATCAGGGACCAGGGCCTGGCCAACCTCAG GTGATGCGTACAGGAAACAACCAGCGACCTCTTACACCTGGTCAAGGTCAACAGAGCCAGCAAGAATCTctagctgcagcagctgctgcaaacCCTGCACTGGCCTATGCAGGAATGCCTG GTTATCAGGTGTTGGCCCCTGCAGCCTATTATGACCAGACTGGGGCCCTGGTAATGGGACCTGGTGCCCGAACTAGTCTAGGTGGGCCAGTCCGTCTAGTCCAGACCCCTCTCCTCATaaaccctgcagcagcacaagctG CTGCGGTGTCAGCATCTGGCTCCGGTAACAACATGTCTGGTCCTCCAGCCAACGGACTGTACCGCTCAATGCCTCAACCTCAGCcccagccgcagcagcagcaggctccCCCGCCCAGCAGTGGCCTGCCCTCCAGCTCTTTCTATGGCTCTGGATCAGTCCCCAATACGTCTCAGAGTAGTTCCCTTTTCTCACACACCTCTGCTGCACCACCAAGCTCCTCCCTGGGCTTCAGCAGTACCGGTGGCTCTCTTGGCGTTGGCCTGGGCTCTGCTCTTGGAGGCTTTGGCTCCTCTG tATCCAGCTCTACCAGTAGCAGTGTGTCTCGCAGGGACTCCCTCTTGGCAAGTTCTGACTTATACAAACGCGGCGGCAGCAGTTTAACCCCCATCGGCCAGCCCTTTTACAACAGCCTGGGATACTCGTCTTCACCCAGTCCTATTGGCCTCACACCAGGTCACTCCCCACTcactcctcccccctctctgccctcctctcatGGATCTTCCTCTAGCCTTCACCTAG GTGGCCTGACCAATGGCAGCGGGCGTTACATTTCGGCAGCACCTGGAGCTGAGGCAAAGTATCGTAGCGCCGGAGGGACATCCAGTCTATTCAATTCCAGCAGCCAGCTGTTCCCTCCCTCTCGACCCCGCTACAGTCGCTCCGATGTCATGCCGTCCGGACGTAGCCGCCTACTGGAGGACTTCAGGAACAATCGCTTCCCAAACCTCCAGCTCCGTGATCTACCTGGACACATGGTGGAGTTCTCTCAAGACCAGCATGGATCCAG ATTTATCCAGCAGAAGCTTGAAAGAGCCACTCCTGCTGAGAGGCAGATGGTGTTTGGAGAGATTCTGCAAGCAGCGTACCAACTGATGACTGATGTGTTTGGAAATTACGTCATCCAAAAGTTCTTTGAG TTTGGAAGTGCAGACCAAAAGCTGGCTTTGGCAACACGTATCCGTGGACACGTCCTGCCCCTGGCTTTGCAGATGTATGGTTGCAGGGTCATTCAGAAAGCCCTGGAGTCGATTTCCTCAGACCAGCAGGTAATT agCGACATCGTCCGAGAGCTTGATGGTCACGTCTTGAAGTGTGTCAAGGACCAGAATGGCAACCATGTGGTTCAGAAATGTATTGAGTGTGTCCAGCCGCAGGCCCTGCAGTTCATTATTGATGCCTTCCAGGGACAG GTGTTCGTGCTCTCCACACACCCTTATGGCTGCAGAGTCATCCAAAGGATTTTGGAGCACTGCACCCAGGAGCAGACTCTGCCCATCCTGGAAGAGCTGCATCAGCACTCTGAGCAGCTGGGCCAG GATCAGTACGGGAACTACGTCATTCAGCATGTTTTGGAGCACGGCAGGCCAGAGGATAAGAGCAAGATAGTCGCAGAGGTTCGTGGGAAGGTTCTCGTCCTTAGCCAACACAAATTTGCAAG TAATGTCGTGGAGAAGTGTGTGATCCACTCCTCACGTGCAGAGAGAGCTCTGCTGATCGATGAAGTGTGCTGCCAGAAAGACGGACCCCACAGCGCCCTGTACACCATGATGAAGGACCAGTATGCCAACTATGTTGTCCAAAGAATGATTGACATGGCAGAACCTGCTCAGCGCAAAATCATCATGCACAAG aTCCGGCCTCACATTGCCACTTTACGCAAGTACACCTATGGGAAGCACATTCTAGCCAAGCTAGAAAAGTACTACATGAAGAGTGGATCCGAACTGGGTCCCATTGGTGGCCCCACGAACGGCCTTATGTAG
- the pum2 gene encoding pumilio homolog 2 isoform X5, with amino-acid sequence MSVPCSILGMNDVAWQETRGGMLHANGAPETGGVRVHGGGPLATVGGGGQAPGVPHLQGMDRVVNPTPGTPQPPLSGRSQDDATVGYFFQRQPGEQLGGCTPSKHRWPTGDANHVDQVRAVDEMNYDFQALALESRGMGELLPAKKLWDSDELAKDGRKGMLLGEEWRDNAWGSSHHSVSQPIMVQRRPGQSFHGNGDANSVLSPRSEGGGLGVSMVEYVLSSSPGDKMDGRYRNGGYGGGDVDQDGREKSDAQEKVSPFEEDKSPEMKVGEESDPTKANGRGLLNGMDRDCKDFNPTPGSRQASPTEAIERMGPSQTGLEMMGQHHPHLQQHNPAQNKAPAEDFQNQEAQNMGGMEQQGGVESLQFDYAGNQIQVDSSGTPVGLFDYSSQQQLFQRSNPLTVQQLTAAQQQQYALAAAQQQHLAGLAPAFVPNPYIINAGPPGTDPYTAAGLAAAATLAGPTVVPPQYYGVPWGVYPANLFQQQAASTANHSANQQASNQGPGPGQPQVMRTGNNQRPLTPGQGQQSQQESLAAAAAANPALAYAGMPGYQVLAPAAYYDQTGALVMGPGARTSLGGPVRLVQTPLLINPAAAQAAAAVSASGSGNNMSGPPANGLYRSMPQPQPQPQQQQAPPPSSGLPSSSFYGSGSVPNTSQSSSLFSHTSAAPPSSSLGFSSTGGSLGVGLGSALGGFGSSVSSSTSSSVSRRDSLLASSDLYKRGGSSLTPIGQPFYNSLGYSSSPSPIGLTPGHSPLTPPPSLPSSHGSSSSLHLGGLTNGSGRYISAAPGAEAKYRSAGGTSSLFNSSSQLFPPSRPRYSRSDVMPSGRSRLLEDFRNNRFPNLQLRDLPGHMVEFSQDQHGSRFIQQKLERATPAERQMVFGEILQAAYQLMTDVFGNYVIQKFFEFGSADQKLALATRIRGHVLPLALQMYGCRVIQKALESISSDQQVISDIVRELDGHVLKCVKDQNGNHVVQKCIECVQPQALQFIIDAFQGQVFVLSTHPYGCRVIQRILEHCTQEQTLPILEELHQHSEQLGQKYQGVSLEMTPKTYYTVSRDALFKDQYGNYVIQHVLEHGRPEDKSKIVAEVRGKVLVLSQHKFASNVVEKCVIHSSRAERALLIDEVCCQKDGPHSALYTMMKDQYANYVVQRMIDMAEPAQRKIIMHKIRPHIATLRKYTYGKHILAKLEKYYMKSGSELGPIGGPTNGLM; translated from the exons ATGAGCGTTCCATGCAGCATCCTAGGTATGAATGACGTGGCCTGGCAGGAGACAAGAGGTGGGATGCTGCATGCAAATGGTGCTCCTGAGACCGGAGGTGTCAGAGTTCATGGTGGGGGGCCCTTAGCCACAGTTGGAGGAGGTGGACAGGCTCCTGGAGTTCCACATTTACAGGGCATGGACAGGGTTGTCAACCCTACCCCAGGTACCCCGCAGCCTCCACTGAGTGGACGATCTCAGGATGATGCCACAGTTGGATACTTCTTCCAGAGGCAGCCTGGAGAGCAACTCGGAGGTTGCACGCCCAGCAAGCACCGTTGGCCGACTGGAGACGCCAATCATGTTGATCAG GTCCGTGCTGTGGATGAAATGAACTATGACTTCCAGGCTCTTGCTTTGGAGTCAAGGGGAATGGGAGAG CTTCTGCCAGCAAAAAAGCTGTGGGATTCTGATGAGTTGGCCAAGGATGGAAGGAAAGGGATGCTTCTTGGCGAGGAATGGAGGGACAATGCATGGGGATCATCTC ATCATTCAGTGTCTCAGCCAATCATGGTGCAGCGGCGACCAGGCCAGAGTTTCCATGGGAATGGTGATGCCAATTCTGTGCTTTCACCTCGCTCAGAAGGTGGAGGCCTTGGGGTGAGCATGGTGGAGTATGTCCTGAGCTCCTCCCCTGGTGACAAAATGGATGGTCGCTACAGGAATGGTGGATAT GGTGGTGGAGATGTTGACCAAGATGGGAGAGAGAAGAGTGATGCCCAAGAGAAAGTGTCCCCCTTTGAAGAGGACAAGAGCCCAGAGATGAAggtgggagaggagagtgaTCCCACTAAAGCCAACGGAAGAGGCCTACTAAATGGCATGGACAGAGACTGCAAAGATTTTAA TCCAACCCCTGGAAGCCGTCAAGCCTCCCCCACTGAGGCCATCGAGCGGATGGGTCCTAGTCAGACAGGTTTGGAGATGATGGGACAGCACCACCCACACCTCCAACAGCACAACCCCGCTCAAAACAAGGCCCCAGCTGAGGACTTCCAGAACCAGGAGGCCCAGAACATGGGAGGAATGGAGCAGCAAGGTGGTGTGGAGTCCCTCCAGTTCGACTATGCGGGAAATCAGATTCAGGTGGACTCATCGGGGACTCCAGTCGGATTATTTGATTACAGCTCCCAGCAGCAG ttgttccaGAGATCTAATCCCCTGACCGTTCAACAgctcactgcagctcagcaacAACAGTACGCCCTTGctgcagcccagcagcagcatcttg CTGGCCTTGCTCCTGCATTTGTGCCAAACCCTTACATCATCAATGCTGGCCCCCCTGGAACTGATCCCTACACTGCTGCCgggctggcagcagcagccacgCTTGCAG GTCCCACAGTGGTTCCACCACAGTACTATGGTGTTCCTTGGGGTGTGTACCCGGCCAATCTTTTCCAGCAACAGGCTGCATCAACTGCCAATCACTCAGCTAATCAGCAAGCATCCAATCAGGGACCAGGGCCTGGCCAACCTCAG GTGATGCGTACAGGAAACAACCAGCGACCTCTTACACCTGGTCAAGGTCAACAGAGCCAGCAAGAATCTctagctgcagcagctgctgcaaacCCTGCACTGGCCTATGCAGGAATGCCTG GTTATCAGGTGTTGGCCCCTGCAGCCTATTATGACCAGACTGGGGCCCTGGTAATGGGACCTGGTGCCCGAACTAGTCTAGGTGGGCCAGTCCGTCTAGTCCAGACCCCTCTCCTCATaaaccctgcagcagcacaagctG CAGCTGCGGTGTCAGCATCTGGCTCCGGTAACAACATGTCTGGTCCTCCAGCCAACGGACTGTACCGCTCAATGCCTCAACCTCAGCcccagccgcagcagcagcaggctccCCCGCCCAGCAGTGGCCTGCCCTCCAGCTCTTTCTATGGCTCTGGATCAGTCCCCAATACGTCTCAGAGTAGTTCCCTTTTCTCACACACCTCTGCTGCACCACCAAGCTCCTCCCTGGGCTTCAGCAGTACCGGTGGCTCTCTTGGCGTTGGCCTGGGCTCTGCTCTTGGAGGCTTTGGCTCCTCTG tATCCAGCTCTACCAGTAGCAGTGTGTCTCGCAGGGACTCCCTCTTGGCAAGTTCTGACTTATACAAACGCGGCGGCAGCAGTTTAACCCCCATCGGCCAGCCCTTTTACAACAGCCTGGGATACTCGTCTTCACCCAGTCCTATTGGCCTCACACCAGGTCACTCCCCACTcactcctcccccctctctgccctcctctcatGGATCTTCCTCTAGCCTTCACCTAG GTGGCCTGACCAATGGCAGCGGGCGTTACATTTCGGCAGCACCTGGAGCTGAGGCAAAGTATCGTAGCGCCGGAGGGACATCCAGTCTATTCAATTCCAGCAGCCAGCTGTTCCCTCCCTCTCGACCCCGCTACAGTCGCTCCGATGTCATGCCGTCCGGACGTAGCCGCCTACTGGAGGACTTCAGGAACAATCGCTTCCCAAACCTCCAGCTCCGTGATCTACCTGGACACATGGTGGAGTTCTCTCAAGACCAGCATGGATCCAG ATTTATCCAGCAGAAGCTTGAAAGAGCCACTCCTGCTGAGAGGCAGATGGTGTTTGGAGAGATTCTGCAAGCAGCGTACCAACTGATGACTGATGTGTTTGGAAATTACGTCATCCAAAAGTTCTTTGAG TTTGGAAGTGCAGACCAAAAGCTGGCTTTGGCAACACGTATCCGTGGACACGTCCTGCCCCTGGCTTTGCAGATGTATGGTTGCAGGGTCATTCAGAAAGCCCTGGAGTCGATTTCCTCAGACCAGCAGGTAATT agCGACATCGTCCGAGAGCTTGATGGTCACGTCTTGAAGTGTGTCAAGGACCAGAATGGCAACCATGTGGTTCAGAAATGTATTGAGTGTGTCCAGCCGCAGGCCCTGCAGTTCATTATTGATGCCTTCCAGGGACAG GTGTTCGTGCTCTCCACACACCCTTATGGCTGCAGAGTCATCCAAAGGATTTTGGAGCACTGCACCCAGGAGCAGACTCTGCCCATCCTGGAAGAGCTGCATCAGCACTCTGAGCAGCTGGGCCAG AAATATCAAGGCGTATCATTGGAGATGACACCCAAAACATATTATACAGTGTCCCGTGATGCACTGTTCAAG GATCAGTACGGGAACTACGTCATTCAGCATGTTTTGGAGCACGGCAGGCCAGAGGATAAGAGCAAGATAGTCGCAGAGGTTCGTGGGAAGGTTCTCGTCCTTAGCCAACACAAATTTGCAAG TAATGTCGTGGAGAAGTGTGTGATCCACTCCTCACGTGCAGAGAGAGCTCTGCTGATCGATGAAGTGTGCTGCCAGAAAGACGGACCCCACAGCGCCCTGTACACCATGATGAAGGACCAGTATGCCAACTATGTTGTCCAAAGAATGATTGACATGGCAGAACCTGCTCAGCGCAAAATCATCATGCACAAG aTCCGGCCTCACATTGCCACTTTACGCAAGTACACCTATGGGAAGCACATTCTAGCCAAGCTAGAAAAGTACTACATGAAGAGTGGATCCGAACTGGGTCCCATTGGTGGCCCCACGAACGGCCTTATGTAG
- the pum2 gene encoding pumilio homolog 2 isoform X8: MLMQATLSRGMSVPCSILGMNDVAWQETRGGMLHANGAPETGGVRVHGGGPLATVGGGGQAPGVPHLQGMDRVVNPTPGTPQPPLSGRSQDDATVGYFFQRQPGEQLGGCTPSKHRWPTGDANHVDQVRAVDEMNYDFQALALESRGMGELLPAKKLWDSDELAKDGRKGMLLGEEWRDNAWGSSQGGGLGVSMVEYVLSSSPGDKMDGRYRNGGYGGGDVDQDGREKSDAQEKVSPFEEDKSPEMKVGEESDPTKANGRGLLNGMDRDCKDFNPTPGSRQASPTEAIERMGPSQTGLEMMGQHHPHLQQHNPAQNKAPAEDFQNQEAQNMGGMEQQGGVESLQFDYAGNQIQVDSSGTPVGLFDYSSQQQLFQRSNPLTVQQLTAAQQQQYALAAAQQQHLAGLAPAFVPNPYIINAGPPGTDPYTAAGLAAAATLAGPTVVPPQYYGVPWGVYPANLFQQQAASTANHSANQQASNQGPGPGQPQVMRTGNNQRPLTPGQGQQSQQESLAAAAAANPALAYAGMPGYQVLAPAAYYDQTGALVMGPGARTSLGGPVRLVQTPLLINPAAAQAAAAVSASGSGNNMSGPPANGLYRSMPQPQPQPQQQQAPPPSSGLPSSSFYGSGSVPNTSQSSSLFSHTSAAPPSSSLGFSSTGGSLGVGLGSALGGFGSSVSSSTSSSVSRRDSLLASSDLYKRGGSSLTPIGQPFYNSLGYSSSPSPIGLTPGHSPLTPPPSLPSSHGSSSSLHLGGLTNGSGRYISAAPGAEAKYRSAGGTSSLFNSSSQLFPPSRPRYSRSDVMPSGRSRLLEDFRNNRFPNLQLRDLPGHMVEFSQDQHGSRFIQQKLERATPAERQMVFGEILQAAYQLMTDVFGNYVIQKFFEFGSADQKLALATRIRGHVLPLALQMYGCRVIQKALESISSDQQVISDIVRELDGHVLKCVKDQNGNHVVQKCIECVQPQALQFIIDAFQGQVFVLSTHPYGCRVIQRILEHCTQEQTLPILEELHQHSEQLGQKYQGVSLEMTPKTYYTVSRDALFKDQYGNYVIQHVLEHGRPEDKSKIVAEVRGKVLVLSQHKFASNVVEKCVIHSSRAERALLIDEVCCQKDGPHSALYTMMKDQYANYVVQRMIDMAEPAQRKIIMHKIRPHIATLRKYTYGKHILAKLEKYYMKSGSELGPIGGPTNGLM, translated from the exons ATGTTAATGCAAGCCAC GCTTTCCCGTGGAATGAGCGTTCCATGCAGCATCCTAGGTATGAATGACGTGGCCTGGCAGGAGACAAGAGGTGGGATGCTGCATGCAAATGGTGCTCCTGAGACCGGAGGTGTCAGAGTTCATGGTGGGGGGCCCTTAGCCACAGTTGGAGGAGGTGGACAGGCTCCTGGAGTTCCACATTTACAGGGCATGGACAGGGTTGTCAACCCTACCCCAGGTACCCCGCAGCCTCCACTGAGTGGACGATCTCAGGATGATGCCACAGTTGGATACTTCTTCCAGAGGCAGCCTGGAGAGCAACTCGGAGGTTGCACGCCCAGCAAGCACCGTTGGCCGACTGGAGACGCCAATCATGTTGATCAG GTCCGTGCTGTGGATGAAATGAACTATGACTTCCAGGCTCTTGCTTTGGAGTCAAGGGGAATGGGAGAG CTTCTGCCAGCAAAAAAGCTGTGGGATTCTGATGAGTTGGCCAAGGATGGAAGGAAAGGGATGCTTCTTGGCGAGGAATGGAGGGACAATGCATGGGGATCATCTC AAGGTGGAGGCCTTGGGGTGAGCATGGTGGAGTATGTCCTGAGCTCCTCCCCTGGTGACAAAATGGATGGTCGCTACAGGAATGGTGGATAT GGTGGTGGAGATGTTGACCAAGATGGGAGAGAGAAGAGTGATGCCCAAGAGAAAGTGTCCCCCTTTGAAGAGGACAAGAGCCCAGAGATGAAggtgggagaggagagtgaTCCCACTAAAGCCAACGGAAGAGGCCTACTAAATGGCATGGACAGAGACTGCAAAGATTTTAA TCCAACCCCTGGAAGCCGTCAAGCCTCCCCCACTGAGGCCATCGAGCGGATGGGTCCTAGTCAGACAGGTTTGGAGATGATGGGACAGCACCACCCACACCTCCAACAGCACAACCCCGCTCAAAACAAGGCCCCAGCTGAGGACTTCCAGAACCAGGAGGCCCAGAACATGGGAGGAATGGAGCAGCAAGGTGGTGTGGAGTCCCTCCAGTTCGACTATGCGGGAAATCAGATTCAGGTGGACTCATCGGGGACTCCAGTCGGATTATTTGATTACAGCTCCCAGCAGCAG ttgttccaGAGATCTAATCCCCTGACCGTTCAACAgctcactgcagctcagcaacAACAGTACGCCCTTGctgcagcccagcagcagcatcttg CTGGCCTTGCTCCTGCATTTGTGCCAAACCCTTACATCATCAATGCTGGCCCCCCTGGAACTGATCCCTACACTGCTGCCgggctggcagcagcagccacgCTTGCAG GTCCCACAGTGGTTCCACCACAGTACTATGGTGTTCCTTGGGGTGTGTACCCGGCCAATCTTTTCCAGCAACAGGCTGCATCAACTGCCAATCACTCAGCTAATCAGCAAGCATCCAATCAGGGACCAGGGCCTGGCCAACCTCAG GTGATGCGTACAGGAAACAACCAGCGACCTCTTACACCTGGTCAAGGTCAACAGAGCCAGCAAGAATCTctagctgcagcagctgctgcaaacCCTGCACTGGCCTATGCAGGAATGCCTG GTTATCAGGTGTTGGCCCCTGCAGCCTATTATGACCAGACTGGGGCCCTGGTAATGGGACCTGGTGCCCGAACTAGTCTAGGTGGGCCAGTCCGTCTAGTCCAGACCCCTCTCCTCATaaaccctgcagcagcacaagctG CAGCTGCGGTGTCAGCATCTGGCTCCGGTAACAACATGTCTGGTCCTCCAGCCAACGGACTGTACCGCTCAATGCCTCAACCTCAGCcccagccgcagcagcagcaggctccCCCGCCCAGCAGTGGCCTGCCCTCCAGCTCTTTCTATGGCTCTGGATCAGTCCCCAATACGTCTCAGAGTAGTTCCCTTTTCTCACACACCTCTGCTGCACCACCAAGCTCCTCCCTGGGCTTCAGCAGTACCGGTGGCTCTCTTGGCGTTGGCCTGGGCTCTGCTCTTGGAGGCTTTGGCTCCTCTG tATCCAGCTCTACCAGTAGCAGTGTGTCTCGCAGGGACTCCCTCTTGGCAAGTTCTGACTTATACAAACGCGGCGGCAGCAGTTTAACCCCCATCGGCCAGCCCTTTTACAACAGCCTGGGATACTCGTCTTCACCCAGTCCTATTGGCCTCACACCAGGTCACTCCCCACTcactcctcccccctctctgccctcctctcatGGATCTTCCTCTAGCCTTCACCTAG GTGGCCTGACCAATGGCAGCGGGCGTTACATTTCGGCAGCACCTGGAGCTGAGGCAAAGTATCGTAGCGCCGGAGGGACATCCAGTCTATTCAATTCCAGCAGCCAGCTGTTCCCTCCCTCTCGACCCCGCTACAGTCGCTCCGATGTCATGCCGTCCGGACGTAGCCGCCTACTGGAGGACTTCAGGAACAATCGCTTCCCAAACCTCCAGCTCCGTGATCTACCTGGACACATGGTGGAGTTCTCTCAAGACCAGCATGGATCCAG ATTTATCCAGCAGAAGCTTGAAAGAGCCACTCCTGCTGAGAGGCAGATGGTGTTTGGAGAGATTCTGCAAGCAGCGTACCAACTGATGACTGATGTGTTTGGAAATTACGTCATCCAAAAGTTCTTTGAG TTTGGAAGTGCAGACCAAAAGCTGGCTTTGGCAACACGTATCCGTGGACACGTCCTGCCCCTGGCTTTGCAGATGTATGGTTGCAGGGTCATTCAGAAAGCCCTGGAGTCGATTTCCTCAGACCAGCAGGTAATT agCGACATCGTCCGAGAGCTTGATGGTCACGTCTTGAAGTGTGTCAAGGACCAGAATGGCAACCATGTGGTTCAGAAATGTATTGAGTGTGTCCAGCCGCAGGCCCTGCAGTTCATTATTGATGCCTTCCAGGGACAG GTGTTCGTGCTCTCCACACACCCTTATGGCTGCAGAGTCATCCAAAGGATTTTGGAGCACTGCACCCAGGAGCAGACTCTGCCCATCCTGGAAGAGCTGCATCAGCACTCTGAGCAGCTGGGCCAG AAATATCAAGGCGTATCATTGGAGATGACACCCAAAACATATTATACAGTGTCCCGTGATGCACTGTTCAAG GATCAGTACGGGAACTACGTCATTCAGCATGTTTTGGAGCACGGCAGGCCAGAGGATAAGAGCAAGATAGTCGCAGAGGTTCGTGGGAAGGTTCTCGTCCTTAGCCAACACAAATTTGCAAG TAATGTCGTGGAGAAGTGTGTGATCCACTCCTCACGTGCAGAGAGAGCTCTGCTGATCGATGAAGTGTGCTGCCAGAAAGACGGACCCCACAGCGCCCTGTACACCATGATGAAGGACCAGTATGCCAACTATGTTGTCCAAAGAATGATTGACATGGCAGAACCTGCTCAGCGCAAAATCATCATGCACAAG aTCCGGCCTCACATTGCCACTTTACGCAAGTACACCTATGGGAAGCACATTCTAGCCAAGCTAGAAAAGTACTACATGAAGAGTGGATCCGAACTGGGTCCCATTGGTGGCCCCACGAACGGCCTTATGTAG